The Tetrapisispora phaffii CBS 4417 chromosome 16, complete genome genomic sequence TGTGGACATCTGGAAAGATAAAAGAACATGAAGAAAGATCACTGTTTTATGGCTGTTTTGTAGCCAATACATATTGGAATGTAGTTATCGAAGGCATTAACAAGGTGTGTAACCGTGTCTGTTTTCAATTTGACTTTAATTGTATGTTTTAAGCTTTGAAATTAGTCGACAAGTGGGAGCGCAACGTGTACCTGTGGCCCAAGTTGTGgttttatcaattatcTTGACATTCTGTGCATTGCTTTGAATTATCTGAGCTGTATTGACCATTTCTAGCCGTACTGTCCTCCGATACCAAACCTTGTGTCGCGGTGACTCGTTCGATGTGGGCACCTACTTTCACTGAATCACGAAACACCAACTGTTTCGCtctttgttttaaaaacttGCTGTCAGGAAACCCTCCATCTACTTTCCTGTCCCACAGAGTCACTGCCTTATCATCGATATAATCTTGCTTTGTTTCGTAAGCCAGAATTTTGAACTCCCCGGTTTCTGCTGGTACAAGAGCCACTTGGCCCAGCTTGTCATCGAAGGTTTGCAACAGCTCCTGAGCGTACCACGCAGCTCTAAGGTTCCATTTGCATTTGGTGCAAAACAGTACATCTATCTTAGGGAACGACATTTCTGTTACGTTGTTCTTGCACTGCCTACAAGGTGAAATCCTTCGTGGTTGTGGTTTCAAGAGTTACTTATAGAAGTCGACCCTTATTTATAGGGGTCAAGAAGTATAGTGTGAATGTTGACgtgatattttattatatgcAAAGTGATATGTGAagtatatacataatagTATCCGGGGCCTCATATACGTGTGTGTTTGTGTACGTTTGTTGTGGAGTGTCTGCTAGAGGAGCACTATTTGTCCAATTGGTCTGCAAACAGTTTTTTTGGTTTGAACCGATCCTGTTCTTCTTGCGTCAGGGTCTTCTGCTTGACCACATCGCCATCCTTGTTGCAGTACGTTATCGTACTCTGTAGTTCCGGATGGTCTGTCAGCAGCTGTTCATGACGTCTTCTATAGTCCTCTTTAGTCAGCGTGCTCTCGTTAGCGAATGGGTTCGCTAGGGGAGCCTGGACGACGTCTTCGAAGTCGTCGTCGTCGGCGTCGTCCGGTCTGGGTGCTTGCACGTAGTCCTCGATATTATGATCGGCGATGATCTTATGCGACGGGGTGCCTGGGCATGTCTTGTGCAGTTTCTGGTCGAGGGTAGCCTCTGCGAGCTTCCCAAACAGATTGCTGCCGGCGCCCATCTGGACGCTCTCCTCGTGGCCCAGTCTGCGCTTGATCGAACCGCGCCTTGGTGTGTACTCCGGCGACTTcagctgctgctgctgcaCCGGTGGAGGCAGCAGCGAGGCCTTCAAGTTAAACTGCAACGGACGCCTGCCCTCGGCAGGCGTGACGGGCCCGTTGGCCCTGTGTTCTCTTGGCGTCTCAAACTGCGCCGCACTTGATCTTGGGGGGGTAGAAGGTTCCATCATGGTGCTGTGGCTGCCTCGGATTGGCGCACTGGAAACAGCGCCACGAGCTCACAAGCGTCCCCCCTCCTGCAAAACCCACCTGCTATATATACCGTCGCTCCCATCCACGCCGTCACCAGACTGACGCCTCTGGTGACGGCGCATTAAATGACAACGCTGGTCTTTCCAGCCCAGAGCGGTAACGCCGGCCCAGCCATCCCCCACTGGCGGGCGAGCGTGCTGGGCTCGCGCAAGCCCAGCACGCGCTCGTGCCGCATGGCTGGGTTCCTGGGAGCCGCCGGATCCTTCCGCCCCAGGCAGCACGCTCTGCCTAGCCCCAGGCAGAGCGTGCCCGAGTCCCGCCTGGCGCCCGCAAAATTTTCGCGACGCCGACGCTCATCGACCAAAGTTCCTGGAACTTTGGTCGATGAGCAGGTAGAGATGAGGTGGGCAGGTGCTTGGGAGTGGGCTGTTGAGCATGTTGGGCGTCGATTGGGTGAGGAGTGGGATGCCTGAGGCTCTCGAAGGCATTTAAAAAGAGGGATGGCGGTGGTGGGCAGTCCCAAACACCCATTGAGCGGTCCAGGAAGCATGAGGACGGCGGCTTTGAGGACAGATGCCACGAACTACAAGTTCAATCCGCAGATGCCATTGCGAGTGTATCTCAAGATATGTGTGGACATGCTGAACAGGGCCCAGGATGAGTTCCAAGCTGGGAACGTGAATGCTGCATACATGTACTATTTCAGGTACGTTGACCTAGTCACCAACAAGTTGGCAAGACATCCACATTGCATGGCCGGCGCCTCGCAGGTGGGTCACGAAACATACATTCACCGACAGGAGTACTTGCAGTTGGTGAAGTTGGAGCTGCCTTGTGTCATGCGGATTGTCGAGGACCTGCAAAGGAAGATCGACGTCGCCCATGAGAAGAGCCAATTGTCCCTGGCGAAGAACATTGCCAAGACGAAACAGCATGCGCAAGCACAAGGCACCTTCAAACTTCCGTCCAACTTCAATGAGAACAAGTTCAATCAGTCCCTCTCGTTCCTGAACAATTCCGCCATCGAAACTATAACACCAAAGCAAGAGGCAAAGGTCGGCAGCAATAGCGCTAGCAACAGCAAGACAGCTTCTGCAACGGCAGATGATAAAGCCCTCATATACCCTGAGCTGCCCCAGCTAAATACAGCATCCTACTGATTTGAAGTAGAATAATAACTAATTATCATCATTCATGTGGGCCATTCATTGATAGATTCGCTCATGTGCTTACATAActacatatttatataatctaaTGTTTCACATTTCAATCACTTACGCAAAAGTACCTCTGCAACAATGAAAACCAGCAACGCAAATATCAGTCTAGTTAACATTCTAATATCCTTTTGCATGCGGCTGCAAGTGTCCCGGAGTTGGTTGACCTGCAACTCGATATTGCCCATGTATTCCATATCGAATACCGTTTTACTTTCAGAATTGACCACTGAAGACGCAGCATCAGATTCAGTTCCCCCACAAGCCATTTCCAATGACATGAGTTGTGGCGACACAATGTTGTGGATATAGTCCACAATGAATCCCTTCATCTTCTCGAAATTTGCGCTCAATCCACTTTGACAACTGCTCTCCACAAGGCTCTTTATCCAGCTGCTTCCAATCCAATCAACCCAGAACGAGACTTTAAATCTACTCGTGGTGGATGCTTGTCCATCCCAGACAAAGATAAAACGTGTCATGGTATTGAAGCTCCCACCACTAGGGACGTCAGGTGTCGACACACAATTTACAACTTCGATGTAATCTTCATAATCTAAATGGATAATCGTTGTCTTGGCATAACACTTCGTTGAACTTGGGCCTACCGAGTAATTAAGTTTTTtcatatattcatattccCTATATTGATGACCTTCTTTGTCAGTTTTATCAAAACGAGGAATCTCAGAATACTCAAACGAATCACCACTGTAGGCAGCAAAATCTGTCCAAAAGTTAGTGATATTGTCGTCAAATAATGCTTTAAATGCAAGTCCCGGAGCAACATCTATAGGGATATCAACCAATGCATGTTCGTTGCCTTCGGTTTCGAATGATTTAGTCTTTGTCTCACCAACATATGGTCCTTTGTATGTGTAGCCggaattttttttaaacttattgatattaattgtAACATCACTCTCTTGTAACCTCGAGATGTCACTATCAGGTGTCTTTTCATCAATGGAATTAATAGCTCTATCGATTATTAATGCATTACTTTCTGAGAAACTTTCTTTGGAGtcatttttcaatcttAATTCTCTACtagaatttgaatttatttcgCCATCTTCTATTAACACTCGAGCCCAAACTTCCTTTAACAATGCAAAAGTTTCGTCACGGGAAGAAAACCCATTAAATTGTGTCTTCCCCATTGTAGTCTCGATAGAGATAGCATTTGGAAACAGACCTGCAGCTGATGTCTTCTcaacaaatattatatcCTTAAACGGAATAACTAGTTTGGAAACCCATCCTAGAATACTAGAATTGAAACACAAATAATTCTCTGAGATGTATAGTTTACCTTGATACAAGAATTCCCTACTCAAAGTACAATGATATTCGTCCAATAGTCTATCTTTCAGTGGAGTTGTCTTAAACACTTCGTGAAACTCGATGTTCCTTGACTCAGATGCATACTTAAAATCCgtatctttatatttatcatcGGAGTAAGTATGTTGCTTACTGGTGGACGATTTTAAAGGCTCCAAAGACTCTTGATCGTTGTCATCTACCTTCTTGCTCTCAGCAACATCGgtattaattgataaagGTGTCTCTACTGCAGTAGCAATATCCTTGACTGACACATTTGATGTCTTACGAGAGACCGTGACACTCGTAGAATCAGCGGCCTGCATCGCACTATCGATACTGTTCGTTCTCTTGGAGTTCTTACGGACATTCCCAGAAGGTTGTCTCCTATGAGAAATAATCACTGGAGAAGTAGGTTTGCTTCCAGAGCCACCGTCCAGGTTCCCATACTTCCCATCGACATTCTCTTCCTTAATGTTTCCTAAACTATCAGCCGATTTCCCATACGAGAAAGGCGAAAACATCTGAATAAAAGAAGGTGAAGACACAGAGGGACTCTGTGGCTCCTTAACCTCGACATCGCCACTCACACTTGCAGCGCCCTCATCGTTTTGACTATCATTATCAACCACATCATTCGTCGTTTGAGTCTCATCGACAACAGCATTAACGTCTACCAACTCACCTTCTCGATCACTTTTTAATCCTTCAGACATACCAACTAGCTAAAATAAAGTCCCAATAATCACCTGCGCTCTTAATTGCACCCTTCCAATCAACCAAAAACCATAAACTTCTTATGATTAACTCTTATTCCTGTTTTTATTAACCTTTTTTATAGAGCTGAACCTCTCAAAGTATGCAAACCAGCGCTTTACAGAATTTCGAAATTGCGAAGTTTCAAATTCCAAATTTAAAGCTAAATTGAAACTTGATAAAAGTAAAGAGTGTTGTTTTAAGAGAGCTAAAGTTCACTGATCTGCAACATAGAGTCATTCTGTGAGGACAGCAGACCATATCAGAGGAGATTAGTGGTTTTTACCCTTTGTTTCTGtgttttttatattgattGAGAACAGCAATCACGCCAAGAGGTGATTTCAGACTAGGTTTTTTCTTctagttatatatataagaagaGTAAGAGACATTGGTGAGTGTATATAATAAGATGCCAGACGTTGTTGAACATACAGCTCCTCCGTTGCCTCATGTGGAGATCAACCAGGCGCCATTGTCCATGGTTATCAGAAATTTGACGGTATTCACTATTAAAGAGCTATCGCAGTTTATTAAGACGAATGTCCATGTGAACACTAACTCGCAGGAACCTTCCTCTGCCAGGAAGATCAACTTCTTGCAGTtagttatttttttgagaAACCAATTCTTGAAGTTGTACGTTCTGATTAAATGGTGTCGAACCATTAAGGGCAACAATTTTCATGTTCTGATCGATCTATTGAATTGGTTCAGAACAGCAAATATGACAGTGAACAACTGTATCTGGGCATTGAAGAATAATCTGATCACCATGACCAATGCAAAATTGCCCAATGCCGATCTAACCACTGCCTTGGAGGTTTTGAGTCTTGGTAGACCAAATCTACCAACGcataatttcaaaatgagTGGTGAAGATAGTTCGACTGTTTTGGAAAATGGTGCTTTGAAAATTCCCCCAAAGTTGATCCTGAGGAGACTTTAcgatttaaatttaaacatCTCCATTAAACTGTCAATGATGGATATCCCTCCACAAATGAAGAACTATCGAATCAAAGATGGTAGAGTATTTATAACTGTACTGGATGAGtttgaaattcaattaGCTACCATTGATAGCCAACATCCTTTGTTTTTCGTTGATTTGACTCTACtattaaataatcaatatttgcATTTGAACAAACCAAGATTCGAAAAGGTTATCAACGACCTTCTGCATAAGACTGAAGAGCCATTATACGAACTGTACATTTTCTTACATAAATATGTGGTCACATTAAAATTGTATTTAATTCACATAGAGTTAACTAGCTTGGAGAGTAATGGTAAGTTTTTTGGTGGTAACTTGGTACATAGATATGATGCTAAAAAGAGTGTCATTACAGTTCGTTATTGGTTGAATGCTAGAATGGGTAATAAAGGAAAAATAACGATCGGTATAGACAAAGAATCTAACAATCTGGTATTGCGTTGGAATAATGAAATAGCAAGAGGCATCAACGCATTGCCTGTAGTATACACGAATATTTTGTCGAATATCGAAAACATCCTCGATGAAGTGATGTTTAATCATTCACATCTCATTAGAGctgaattattatcaaatggaatatttcaagaagatgaagagaACTCGGATGTGTTGTTGTTCCAAATACCAACCACTTGCATATCTGTCGCTCCAGTACAATTGAAAATCGACCTGATCAGCGGtatcttttatttcaaaaattcaacCACTTTATTACAATCTTATGCTCAGCAAATAAACAAATCTGACTCCATTAAAGAACTAACTTTAGTTCTTCAAAGATTAAGATTGGATAAAATAACATATATACTTCAGAACATGTTTGAAAAAACTGGCTGGGTTTGCAGTAAAGTTGTGGAATTAGAAAAACCAATCAAATCTCATGTTAATACCAATCGTTCTAAagataattcttttaatctGCTacaaaaagatatattcaTATCTTTACCAAATTGGCCTACTCATTGGTATTTGATTATTACTGTAGTGTCATCTAAGACTTCATGTATTATTGAGAAAAGAATTAGTAAAATATTAGCGGTAAAAGGTAAATGGGAATTAAAATATCTCGAAGATTCAAGTGTAACGGCAAATTTAGAGACGATAACTTATCagaaaattatgaattTACAAAGAACCATATTACATAAGATAATTAACCACATGCTGATTGATTCTTTGAACcaattgaagataaagaatAAGATTTGTTCATCATCTGCAATATCAAGCCAGCTGCCAAAATATGTTGTTGACGATCAAAGTATCAAGGAAGGTTCTATATTTCAAAGCACTTCTCAGAAACAGAACTCTTTGGGCTATATATCAGTGATTGCTTTAGAATTGACATCATTCTTAGATAATTCGGATACAGCTGGTCAAATATTCGAAAGCTCATTACTCTTAAAGATAGATTACGGAAAATCTcaaatcaaattatttgGTAAATTTGTGATCGATACCATGATGACCAAATTTGAACCTGAGAATTTAAAcatcaatttcattaagGATGATCCAAAGGCTTTCTATTTAGACGCAACTTTTATGAACATGAACAATATAGTTCAATATTTGAGTAAATTCAAGAACAATTTAATGCAGTTAGTTAGTTTAACCGATGTTGTTGAACGTTTGCGTAAAAATTTCGAATCAGAGCACTTCAAAATTCTAAACTTACAACCAAATGAAGTTGCCTTCAAATATTTCGAGAAATCGACAAATGAACCAGATTGTACgattaaaatcatttccAATGACGAGGTAATAGAAAACTTACAAGTTCAATTATCACCTTCAAGTCCCCAATATATAATACAGAAGTTTTTGGACGACAGCCACATGCATTTccattttatatttaactaCTTACAGTTTACATCATCCTTATTCACATCGCTAGATTTGATTCAAAACGAAAAGAAGTCTGGCTTGTACCAAAACTTCACTAAGGTGACAGTGGGTCTCCATAATTTGAATGAGTACCAACTGATGTATCACAACCCTGAAGCCGGTACCAAAATATCAATCACAATAGAGCTTAAGATCGTATCCCATAATGGCCAAAAGAAGATCCAATACTATGTTCACTTCTCCGAGGACAACATATCTACCAAATCGTTGGCGTATCCGCTCGTGCACAAGATTCGTCAACAAGTATTCATTCTAGATAAGGAATCAAAGGATACCACACTACATAAAAACACAGTTAGACTAGTGAACGGTATTGC encodes the following:
- the TPHA0P00140 gene encoding SelT/SelW/SelH family protein (ancestral locus Anc_8.3), whose amino-acid sequence is MSFPKIDVLFCTKCKWNLRAAWYAQELLQTFDDKLGQVALVPAETGEFKILAYETKQDYIDDKAVTLWDRKVDGGFPDSKFLKQRAKQLVFRDSVKVGAHIERVTATQGLVSEDSTARNGQYSSDNSKQCTECQDN
- the TPHA0P00150 gene encoding uncharacterized protein (similar to Saccharomyces cerevisiae SIC1 (YLR079W); ancestral locus Anc_8.5) → MMEPSTPPRSSAAQFETPREHRANGPVTPAEGRRPLQFNLKASLLPPPVQQQQLKSPEYTPRRGSIKRRLGHEESVQMGAGSNLFGKLAEATLDQKLHKTCPGTPSHKIIADHNIEDYVQAPRPDDADDDDFEDVVQAPLANPFANESTLTKEDYRRRHEQLLTDHPELQSTITYCNKDGDVVKQKTLTQEEQDRFKPKKLFADQLDK
- the RFU1 gene encoding Rfu1p (similar to Saccharomyces cerevisiae YLR073C; ancestral locus Anc_8.13) produces the protein MAVVGSPKHPLSGPGSMRTAALRTDATNYKFNPQMPLRVYLKICVDMLNRAQDEFQAGNVNAAYMYYFRYVDLVTNKLARHPHCMAGASQVGHETYIHRQEYLQLVKLELPCVMRIVEDLQRKIDVAHEKSQLSLAKNIAKTKQHAQAQGTFKLPSNFNENKFNQSLSFLNNSAIETITPKQEAKVGSNSASNSKTASATADDKALIYPELPQLNTASY
- the TPHA0P00170 gene encoding GRAM and VASt domain-containing protein (similar to Saccharomyces cerevisiae YFL042C and YLR072W; ancestral locus Anc_8.14), whose translation is MSEGLKSDREGELVDVNAVVDETQTTNDVVDNDSQNDEGAASVSGDVEVKEPQSPSVSSPSFIQMFSPFSYGKSADSLGNIKEENVDGKYGNLDGGSGSKPTSPVIISHRRQPSGNVRKNSKRTNSIDSAMQAADSTSVTVSRKTSNVSVKDIATAVETPLSINTDVAESKKVDDNDQESLEPLKSSTSKQHTYSDDKYKDTDFKYASESRNIEFHEVFKTTPLKDRLLDEYHCTLSREFLYQGKLYISENYLCFNSSILGWVSKLVIPFKDIIFVEKTSAAGLFPNAISIETTMGKTQFNGFSSRDETFALLKEVWARVLIEDGEINSNSSRELRLKNDSKESFSESNALIIDRAINSIDEKTPDSDISRLQESDVTININKFKKNSGYTYKGPYVGETKTKSFETEGNEHALVDIPIDVAPGLAFKALFDDNITNFWTDFAAYSGDSFEYSEIPRFDKTDKEGHQYREYEYMKKLNYSVGPSSTKCYAKTTIIHLDYEDYIEVVNCVSTPDVPSGGSFNTMTRFIFVWDGQASTTSRFKVSFWVDWIGSSWIKSLVESSCQSGLSANFEKMKGFIVDYIHNIVSPQLMSLEMACGGTESDAASSVVNSESKTVFDMEYMGNIELQVNQLRDTCSRMQKDIRMLTRLIFALLVFIVAEVLLRK
- the RGR1 gene encoding Rgr1p (similar to Saccharomyces cerevisiae RGR1 (YLR071C); ancestral locus Anc_8.15), translated to MPDVVEHTAPPLPHVEINQAPLSMVIRNLTVFTIKELSQFIKTNVHVNTNSQEPSSARKINFLQLVIFLRNQFLKLYVLIKWCRTIKGNNFHVLIDLLNWFRTANMTVNNCIWALKNNLITMTNAKLPNADLTTALEVLSLGRPNLPTHNFKMSGEDSSTVLENGALKIPPKLILRRLYDLNLNISIKLSMMDIPPQMKNYRIKDGRVFITVLDEFEIQLATIDSQHPLFFVDLTLLLNNQYLHLNKPRFEKVINDLLHKTEEPLYELYIFLHKYVVTLKLYLIHIELTSLESNGKFFGGNLVHRYDAKKSVITVRYWLNARMGNKGKITIGIDKESNNLVLRWNNEIARGINALPVVYTNILSNIENILDEVMFNHSHLIRAELLSNGIFQEDEENSDVLLFQIPTTCISVAPVQLKIDLISGIFYFKNSTTLLQSYAQQINKSDSIKELTLVLQRLRLDKITYILQNMFEKTGWVCSKVVELEKPIKSHVNTNRSKDNSFNLLQKDIFISLPNWPTHWYLIITVVSSKTSCIIEKRISKILAVKGKWELKYLEDSSVTANLETITYQKIMNLQRTILHKIINHMLIDSLNQLKIKNKICSSSAISSQLPKYVVDDQSIKEGSIFQSTSQKQNSLGYISVIALELTSFLDNSDTAGQIFESSLLLKIDYGKSQIKLFGKFVIDTMMTKFEPENLNINFIKDDPKAFYLDATFMNMNNIVQYLSKFKNNLMQLVSLTDVVERLRKNFESEHFKILNLQPNEVAFKYFEKSTNEPDCTIKIISNDEVIENLQVQLSPSSPQYIIQKFLDDSHMHFHFIFNYLQFTSSLFTSLDLIQNEKKSGLYQNFTKVTVGLHNLNEYQLMYHNPEAGTKISITIELKIVSHNGQKKIQYYVHFSEDNISTKSLAYPLVHKIRQQVFILDKESKDTTLHKNTVRLVNGIACDATSIEAVLLEIHGILKKDSNISDSGTNITAANLDLGATENADTLKIQNQNTITV